The DNA region ataaaaagatataacttTGTTATTTTAGTTCTGAAAGCatatttaatcatttcaaattAGATCGTAAGCAGttctataaaataaacatacattaaTAGAGTTAAATGGATTAGATATAAGATCATTATAATTATCCACGTGACGATCAAATGGGGTTTCATATCCAGTGGAACTTCCGCCAGCTGCGTTGTTCCCGCTGACGTATGCGGCCGCATTTCCGGCGTTGTATTGCGCTGATCCAGAAGAATATCCGCTGGAATCCACACCGTACGATCCTCCTTAAAAGTAACACAATATCAAAAGTCCTGTCCGGAAGTAACATATAAAAAGTATTATTAAGACCCTCTAGTAACTATAAGAGATGCAATAGTAAATGCTTGGATATTTATGTATCCAACCGACAAATATGTCTCTTTAGCAAAGCAGCATATAGACCCATATGTAAACGTGAACCCTGACATGCTGATGAGATCGGTCATTTACCTGAGTATCCTACAGCTGCAAAGTTGTGTCCACCGAGCGAGGAGGCTGCATCCACTTGGTAGTTGGAGCCTTTGTATTGATTTCCGGTATGAGAACTGAACGGACCTTGTACGTGCTTGAATGGTCTGGTATCGAACGGACCTGGCTCATCCGTCTGCTTTCCGCCAGACAGAGAACCTTCAAAATAGGCTGCGTTGTTACTGTTTTGATGGGATTATGTAGCGCTTAGACCTTTAGAAAGATTATCAAAACAACCAGAAATGTGACCTATCGGTCGGTATTTTATTTTGATCgcaaaaataatcattttgatTCTTTTGATTGTCAGGATGATGAAAGCTTAATAATGTtttactctaaaaaaaaaaaacccaaaaaactcTGCTTACTAGTGCATGGTAACGACAATTCAGATTGTTTTGAAACGGTCGTTGTTGAATATTGCAGTAATTGATGAAACTCTGGCTGACCTGACCGTTGTTTTCTCACAAGTGGAATAACCGCGTTCTTGAATTACCGGCAGAACATTCACTGTTAACTTACCGGTAAAATTACGAGCCTAGTGGTGTTTGACATACTTGCGGATTCTAAACAGCCTAGTCGTTGATATAATTTACCGATGAAATGGTCAGTGTTGACTTACCGGTTTAACTATGACTATCCTAATTGTGGTTCACTTACCGGCGGAGCTATGGCTCGCCTGGCCGTTAACACCGGTGCTATAGGATGATCCATAGGACCCCGTGTTAGTGACTTGAGGGGAACCAGCGTATTCATGACCACCAAACGGTTTATCCACGAGTTGATTGTCGTAATTTTTTGGGTTGTACATCTGTGACAACATCTGTTCGTATTTCGCTGTATCAAATCGCGATGGCTGTCTCTGAAAGTCAAACAGAAAAGGAATGAcgaatagataaaaaaaaaaaacccacacacaaAATAATACACTGGCTCCGGTTTAAATATCTAATGATAGTCTATTCTGATTTTCATCAATTTGCCCCATCCTTCAAAAACCATAAAACACAAAGATAGCCGTAGTACGTTGACTTTGATTATCATCATACTGTAACCGTTACCATGGTTTCACACGTACCTCTCCTAAGCTTGTGTCGGTGTTGACAAACATAGCTTCCTGAGAATTATCTGTTGGGAAACTTCCACCTTCCAAAACATTAAAGATACTTTTAATTACTGGCACTAGCAATAGACGTGAGAAAAGATTTCAAAAGCCCAAAAGGCCTCAAATTTCTAGCAATAATATACCAATGGTTACCTCCAAATCCCCCTGGTCTTGAAGAATCAGTTCCGGCATAGAACGACCCTCCGGCTAATCCACCAGGGCCCCCGTCTGTTCCAGTGTCAGTGGTAAACGCTGACCCAGCGAGTCCCCCCGGGCCAACAGGGGACTGGGCCAGGGAGTTCGAGCCAATTGGGTTACCTACGGCTGGAGAAGATACCATCGTTGtagttattaaaaaagaatGCAAGGTTTAAATCCAAAGTAGTTtataacgttttttttttaatagaaaggGCATGTAAAATGCTATACCATCGCAAATTAACATTTGCAACTGTATATAAATATGACTACAGAGCTTTGTATAACGTGTTTGCAGATTGCTAGTGGGGTTAGCCatcgaaaatattttttatgaactgaatttaaggtggtatgggacatctccATATCATGTCGTACTTCCtgtcgaaataaacaataaaatcaagaataatcttataatatttttttaaaattgttaactaAAAGCGAAGCGAAATTGGTTAGAGCGTTAATTACGAATCTCTAAGTCAAGAGTTCGAATCCTGCTGAGgctgttttttaattttcacctttcaaaaaatatttaaaacatatttttggtcaaatattatacattttaattataacgcatatgtacttttatccacatttatatcgacagatgtcccttACCCCCTTAAAGATAAATGTACAAGGATACTATGAATTAGGTTGTAACTTGAATATTGTATTACCATTGTTTGTTGCCATAGCCCCACCCATACTTCCGAAGTCGACCCCCTGAAACTTCGACGCGTCAAAAGGATTTTTTCCGTCTACAAGTTTGAATTGAAATAAGTTTATCTATGATTTCTTGTGATAACAAAATAATTGctataattttatgtacatgtcgGTATGGTGAAACGTCATTGTTATTGCTTTACCTAATTTCGAATCTGTGGTTTTAAAAGGAGATTGGTTTGACCCTGCGTTACTAGCGGTGTTAAACGGACTCGACATTTTCCCACCGTTAGCATTAAAAGGTCCGGAACCCCCCGCGTTTCCCGCTGTGTTGAATGGTCCCTTGCCCATCCCTCCACCGCTGCCAGCGTTACTAAATGGGCCTGCACTTCCACTTCCCGAACTCGCACCCCCGCTGTTTCCACTTCCGATAGAAAAAGGACCAGAACCACCATTTAAACCGGAGCCTCCTCCATTTCCGGCTGTGTTAAAGGGTCCCTTGCCCATACCCCCTCCAATACCATTATTGCTAAAGGAACCTGCACCTCCTCCCGAATTCATTCCCCCGTCCACACCATTTCCAGCCGAAAAAGGACCGGAACCACCATTTAAACCGGAAAGACCAGATCCTCCTCCATTTCCTGCTGTATTAAAGGGCCCTTTGCCAAACCCTCCACCATTACCCGCGTTACTGAATGGACTCCCGGCACCACTCCCTGATCCGCCATTATTATTACCAATTCCGGTGGAAAATGGACTTTGACCGCCATCAAAACCACCTGAACCGCCATTAAAATCACCCGAACCGCCATTACCATTAGCAGAGAATGGACTACTGCTTCCACCTTTTCCATTGGAATTGAATGAACCTCGGCCCCCGGAAAAATTATTGTTCATCCCGTTATTATTGAAGTAGCTTCCTTTCCCATTTCTAATTGTATCAACCGTACCAGCTCCACCGCCGAAGCCATTGGCGCTACCAGTAAAACCCCTCCCACCATTGTCTAAATTCGCAACGTTGTTAGTAGAACTGAATAATCCCCTATCACTCTCTGGGAATCCAAGACTTGCTGGAGGGACATTTCCTGAGTTGCCAAGTTCTGAACCGCTGAATTGGTTTTCCTGGAACCCATTTCCAGTTCCCCTTCCGTCAACATATTGTCCATTTATTGTTTTAAGTGTCAAGAAAAAGAGGAAGACAGATATCTGCAGcgtcattttttgttctacCAATAAAGATCAAGCAATCAAATTCTAAAACcgttttacattattaaacaaattgtcatgttgtaaattttgaatttactgggtgggtgtaaatacaaaatttacaacatgacaactgtcatgttgtaaattttgtatttacacccacccagtaaattcaaaatttacaacatgacaaaatCATAAGCTTGATACTATTTGATTAATGCTAAATTTAATCATTTCTTTTGTCAATAATTTGATTTAGAGCGCagatttcaaattcaattaattttatttgattaaaatgaagcatcattatttaagaaaaatttaaaattctcaTTCTTACTTTATTGATGTATGTTAATTCCTGGGTCAAAGTTTCGTCGCCGAGGGGTTAATTCATCGACAGGCCGTTCTGCCTTGTCTTCCGGGCACCTGCTTCTTATCGGTGAGGTCCGGTGATTATCTCCCCTTTCTAATATATTGAAAGATTATAGCGGCATAACTTCGTGGACACTTCaagttatatttaatgaaatatcattaaattcttGCCTGTGCTTCCGAAATAAATCgattaaaacaaaactaacgaaCTTCCTTTACAATAATTTTACCCCGTCCTCTCGGAACTATACGGCTTAGAACACTTCTAGTATGCCCCAACGAATACGGCGCcaatataaaataaagtgtataaTGGATTGCGTAAGCGATCGAAAAATTCGCTTAgtcgaaagaaaaaaacaaattaagctaaaatttgaatttgttgttgaaaattaagtttaaaaaaaaggttttttgaaatcagtttttttctaagaatgtcaacgagtactcgagtactcgactatcgctcggTCACACCTATCATCGACTAAATTTTTTTAGTCGATTACTCGTTATaaagtggaaaaaaaaattcaaaacattttttttcttacgcagCAGTGTTTGGGCTTCGAATAAAAATAAGAGTTTTCTTTTCTCGGCCTTTTTGATCATGTTACATTGTACACTCTGTTCCATCGAAAGGGTGTCTCTGGTATTTCAAGCCGCTT from Crassostrea angulata isolate pt1a10 chromosome 7, ASM2561291v2, whole genome shotgun sequence includes:
- the LOC128155917 gene encoding uncharacterized protein LOC128155917 isoform X1; amino-acid sequence: MTLQISVFLFFLTLKTINGQYVDGRGTGNGFQENQFSGSELGNSGNVPPASLGFPESDRGLFSSTNNVANLDNGGRGFTGSANGFGGGAGTVDTIRNGKGSYFNNNGMNNNFSGGRGSFNSNGKGGSSSPFSANGNGGSGDFNGGSGGFDGGQSPFSTGIGNNNGGSGSGAGSPFSNAGNGGGFGKGPFNTAGNGGGSGLSGLNGGSGPFSAGNGVDGGMNSGGGAGSFSNNGIGGGMGKGPFNTAGNGGGSGLNGGSGPFSIGSGNSGGASSGSGSAGPFSNAGSGGGMGKGPFNTAGNAGGSGPFNANGGKMSSPFNTASNAGSNQSPFKTTDSKLDGKNPFDASKFQGVDFGSMGGAMATNNAVGNPIGSNSLAQSPVGPGGLAGSAFTTDTGTDGGPGGLAGGSFYAGTDSSRPGGFGGGSFPTDNSQEAMFVNTDTSLGERQPSRFDTAKYEQMLSQMYNPKNYDNQLVDKPFGGHEYAGSPQVTNTGSYGSSYSTGVNGQASHSSAGSLSGGKQTDEPGPFDTRPFKHVQGPFSSHTGNQYKGSNYQVDAASSLGGHNFAAVGYSGGSYGVDSSGYSSGSAQYNAGNAAAYVSGNNAAGGSSTGYETPFDRHVDNYNDLISNPFNSINMNSNPNQYSKGSYGSMFKSNNNYGGMSETNPGGNPFRQGGNKAGVSMAFNNKVYNG
- the LOC128155917 gene encoding loricrin-like isoform X2 → MTLQISVFLFFLTLKTINGQYVDGRGTGNGFQENQFSGSELGNSGNVPPASLGFPESDRGLFSSTNNVANLDNGGRGFTGSANGFGGGAGTVDTIRNGKGSYFNNNGMNNNFSGGRGSFNSNGKGGSSSPFSANGNGGSGDFNGGSGGFDGGQSPFSTGIGNNNGGSGSGAGSPFSNAGNGGGFGKGPFNTAGNGGGSGLSGLNGGSGPFSAGNGVDGGMNSGGGAGSFSNNGIGGGMGKGPFNTAGNGGGSGLNGGSGPFSIGSGNSGGASSGSGSAGPFSNAGSGGGMGKGPFNTAGNAGGSGPFNANGGKMSSPFNTASNAGSNQSPFKTTDSKLAVGNPIGSNSLAQSPVGPGGLAGSAFTTDTGTDGGPGGLAGGSFYAGTDSSRPGGFGGGSFPTDNSQEAMFVNTDTSLGERQPSRFDTAKYEQMLSQMYNPKNYDNQLVDKPFGGHEYAGSPQVTNTGSYGSSYSTGVNGQASHSSAGSLSGGKQTDEPGPFDTRPFKHVQGPFSSHTGNQYKGSNYQVDAASSLGGHNFAAVGYSGGSYGVDSSGYSSGSAQYNAGNAAAYVSGNNAAGGSSTGYETPFDRHVDNYNDLISNPFNSINMNSNPNQYSKGSYGSMFKSNNNYGGMSETNPGGNPFRQGGNKAGVSMAFNNKVYNG